The Thioalkalivibrio thiocyanodenitrificans ARhD 1 genome window below encodes:
- a CDS encoding PIN domain-containing protein, with product MVALGDGIYWDSCIFYALLKGEKHRDGELEAIKRQAKAFDEGNLYIITSSITLTEVMPAKLEQAHQELFAGMHKRSTFVWVDANPKVTGLAVELRTKFVKTQPITGNNLWLSTPDAIHIASAISVGVPELITLDGNDKPKLKETSMLEFSNEIEAQYGLKIMRPDTTGQIDLYE from the coding sequence ATGGTGGCATTAGGAGACGGCATATACTGGGATTCCTGTATTTTCTATGCGCTATTGAAGGGTGAAAAGCATAGGGATGGTGAATTAGAGGCTATAAAGCGGCAGGCGAAAGCGTTTGATGAAGGTAATCTGTATATAATTACCTCTTCAATAACATTGACGGAGGTAATGCCAGCTAAGTTGGAGCAGGCACACCAAGAACTTTTTGCTGGGATGCACAAACGGTCTACGTTTGTCTGGGTAGACGCAAACCCTAAGGTGACCGGATTAGCGGTGGAGTTGCGTACAAAGTTCGTAAAAACTCAACCAATTACAGGAAATAATCTCTGGTTAAGTACGCCTGATGCGATTCATATAGCTTCTGCAATATCGGTTGGAGTGCCTGAATTGATTACCCTTGACGGGAATGATAAGCCCAAACTCAAAGAGACATCTATGCTGGAGTTTAGCAATGAAATTGAGGCTCAATATGGGCTGAAAATTATGCGGCCGGACACTACTGGGCAAATCGACTTGTATGAATAA
- a CDS encoding IS481 family transposase gives MTAVTESTKRKLSLLQLAEELGNVSKACKIMGYHRDTFYEVRRAFQVGGVGALIEQRRGPRNPHPNRVAPEVEEAILALCLEFPTYGAQRIANELRLRDVNVSPSGVRGVWLRHDLETRHKRLLRLEARAQEDTFVLSDAQVRLLERHSCEFRMRHVETNGPGELLNQDTYYWGTLKGVGKVYVQVVVDAFCSLAFAKVYTSKMPITSADLLYDRVLPFYETLGVAVKAILTDNGREFCGRPEQHPYELLLALHDIEHRTTRIRSPRTNGFVERMNRTLLDECFRVAGRQTWYLSPEEIQRDLDRFLEFYNLRRSHQGYRLKGRTPAQALREALGTKKLPPIVPKDDANVEKKAA, from the coding sequence ATGACCGCAGTCACAGAGAGTACCAAGCGCAAGCTGTCTTTGCTGCAACTGGCCGAGGAACTGGGCAATGTGTCCAAGGCGTGCAAGATCATGGGCTATCACCGAGACACCTTCTACGAGGTGCGCCGGGCCTTCCAGGTGGGCGGTGTGGGCGCCCTCATCGAGCAACGCCGGGGGCCCAGAAACCCCCACCCCAACCGGGTCGCCCCCGAGGTCGAGGAGGCGATCCTCGCGCTCTGCCTTGAGTTCCCCACTTACGGCGCCCAGCGCATCGCCAATGAGCTGCGCCTCCGGGATGTCAACGTCAGCCCCTCCGGTGTGCGCGGGGTGTGGCTTCGCCACGATCTCGAGACCCGCCACAAGCGCCTGTTGCGCCTCGAGGCCCGGGCCCAAGAGGACACCTTCGTGCTCTCCGATGCCCAGGTCCGCCTGCTTGAGCGCCATTCCTGCGAGTTCCGTATGCGTCATGTCGAGACCAATGGCCCCGGAGAACTGCTCAACCAGGACACCTACTACTGGGGCACCCTCAAGGGCGTCGGCAAGGTCTACGTCCAGGTCGTGGTCGATGCCTTCTGTTCACTCGCCTTCGCCAAGGTCTACACCTCGAAGATGCCCATCACCTCGGCTGATCTGCTCTATGACCGGGTGCTGCCCTTCTATGAGACCTTGGGCGTGGCAGTAAAAGCGATCCTCACCGACAACGGGCGCGAGTTCTGCGGGCGTCCCGAGCAGCACCCCTACGAGCTGCTGCTGGCGCTCCATGACATCGAACATCGCACCACCAGGATCCGCAGCCCACGCACCAACGGTTTTGTCGAGCGCATGAACCGCACGCTGCTCGATGAATGCTTCCGCGTCGCCGGGCGCCAGACCTGGTATCTCTCGCCCGAGGAGATCCAGCGCGATCTGGACAGGTTCCTCGAGTTCTACAACCTCAGGCGCAGCCATCAGGGCTATCGCCTGAAGGGCCGAACCCCTGCTCAGGCGCTGCGCGAAGCGCTCGGCACAAAGAAGCTTCCACCCATCGTCCCCAAGGACGACGCCAACGTGGAAAAAAAGGCGGCATGA
- a CDS encoding carbohydrate kinase family protein has translation MSALICGSIAYDTIMVFPDRFKNHILPDKVHILNVSFMVPQMRREFGGCAGNIAFNLKLLGGDPVLMATVGGDFAPYANWLDENGISRKHVKVLNDIYTGQAFITTDQDDNQITAFHPGAMSESHQNKVSDADGITLGIVSPDGRDGMIQHAEQFAESGIPFIFDPGQGMPMFGREDLVRFVEQATWVTLNDYEAQLMCERTALSIDELATRVEALVVTRGGEGSLVYTGGKCLEIPSAKAREIQDPTGCGDAYRAGLLHGLLHGMDWETTGRIAALMGAVKIEHHGTQNHRFDRDGFAERFQREFGYRF, from the coding sequence ATGTCTGCACTGATCTGCGGTTCCATCGCCTACGACACCATCATGGTCTTTCCCGACCGGTTCAAGAACCACATCCTGCCGGACAAGGTGCATATCCTGAATGTGTCGTTCATGGTGCCGCAGATGCGCCGGGAGTTCGGCGGCTGCGCGGGCAACATCGCCTTCAACCTCAAGCTTCTCGGTGGTGACCCCGTGCTCATGGCCACCGTGGGCGGGGATTTCGCCCCGTACGCCAACTGGCTGGACGAGAACGGCATCAGCCGCAAGCACGTGAAGGTGCTGAACGACATCTACACCGGGCAGGCGTTCATCACCACGGACCAGGACGACAACCAGATCACGGCCTTCCATCCGGGCGCCATGAGCGAGTCCCATCAGAACAAGGTGAGCGATGCCGACGGCATCACCCTTGGCATCGTCTCGCCGGATGGCCGCGACGGCATGATCCAGCACGCGGAACAGTTCGCGGAAAGCGGCATACCCTTCATCTTCGACCCGGGCCAGGGCATGCCCATGTTCGGCAGAGAGGATCTGGTGCGCTTCGTCGAGCAGGCCACCTGGGTGACGCTCAACGACTACGAGGCCCAGCTCATGTGCGAGCGCACGGCACTGAGCATCGACGAGCTGGCCACCCGCGTGGAGGCCCTGGTCGTGACCCGGGGCGGCGAGGGATCTCTCGTCTACACCGGGGGTAAGTGTCTGGAGATTCCGTCCGCGAAGGCGCGCGAGATCCAGGATCCCACCGGTTGCGGCGACGCCTACCGCGCCGGCCTGCTGCACGGCCTGCTGCACGGCATGGACTGGGAGACCACCGGACGGATCGCCGCACTCATGGGCGCCGTCAAGATCGAACACCACGGCACGCAGAACCACCGTTTCGACCGCGACGGCTTCGCGGAGCGCTTCCAGCGCGAGTTTGGCTATCGGTTTTGA
- a CDS encoding SpoVR family protein encodes MISQFEKDARLIYTGPDWDYRLVRKAFDAIERIAVDEMGLDPYPSQVEVISSEQMLDAYSSMGMPLFYRHWSFGKHFARDEMMYRKGMTGLAYEIVINSNPCLCYIMEENTMTMQTLVMAHAAFGHSHFFKNNQLFKAWTDADSILDYLDFAKRYVSECEERYGARAVEQVLDAAHALMSHGVHRYPRRQPLNLRREMERERERRRFEEQTFNDLWRTLPKRAPEDGDEDPDMDARRRKLGLPEENLLYFLEKRAPRLAHWQREILRIVRVVSQYFYPQKQTKVMNEGCATTVHYAIMNRLHETGQITDGAFMEFLHAHTNVVFQPEFDDRRFSGINPYALGFGILQDLKRICEHPTDEDRRWFPDIAGCQDPLGTWKTAWAEYRDESFILQFLSPRMMREWRLFSVLDDADDDEMEVEAIHDEAGFRDVRRALAAQYDLARHEADIQVVDVDLTGDRRLILEHRILDGRLLEERSTLMVLRHLANLWGYPVSLVEVDPGSEDVLNAYEDVEPDLRLA; translated from the coding sequence ATGATCAGCCAGTTCGAGAAAGACGCCCGGCTCATCTACACCGGCCCCGACTGGGACTACCGCCTGGTGCGCAAGGCCTTCGACGCCATCGAGCGTATCGCGGTGGACGAGATGGGTCTGGACCCCTACCCCAGCCAGGTGGAGGTGATCAGTTCGGAGCAGATGCTCGATGCCTATTCCTCCATGGGCATGCCGCTGTTCTACCGGCACTGGTCCTTCGGCAAGCACTTCGCCCGGGACGAGATGATGTACCGCAAGGGTATGACCGGGCTGGCCTACGAGATCGTCATCAACTCCAACCCATGCCTGTGCTACATCATGGAAGAGAACACCATGACCATGCAGACCCTGGTCATGGCCCACGCCGCCTTCGGCCACAGTCATTTCTTCAAGAACAACCAGCTCTTCAAGGCATGGACCGACGCCGACTCGATCCTGGACTATCTGGACTTCGCCAAGCGTTATGTCAGCGAGTGCGAGGAACGCTACGGCGCCCGCGCTGTGGAGCAGGTGCTCGACGCCGCCCACGCGCTCATGAGCCACGGCGTGCACCGCTATCCCCGGCGCCAGCCTCTCAACCTCAGGCGGGAGATGGAACGTGAGCGGGAACGGCGCCGTTTCGAGGAACAGACCTTCAATGATCTGTGGCGCACGCTGCCGAAGCGCGCGCCCGAAGACGGGGACGAGGATCCGGACATGGATGCCCGGCGCAGGAAGCTCGGCCTGCCGGAAGAAAACCTGCTGTATTTCCTGGAAAAACGCGCGCCCCGGCTGGCCCACTGGCAGCGCGAGATCCTGCGCATCGTGCGGGTCGTGTCCCAGTACTTCTATCCCCAGAAGCAGACGAAGGTGATGAACGAGGGCTGCGCCACCACGGTCCACTACGCCATCATGAACCGCCTGCACGAGACAGGGCAGATCACCGACGGCGCGTTCATGGAGTTCCTGCACGCCCACACCAACGTGGTATTCCAGCCGGAGTTCGATGATCGGCGTTTCTCGGGCATCAACCCCTACGCGCTGGGCTTCGGCATTCTTCAGGACCTGAAGCGCATCTGCGAGCACCCCACGGACGAGGACCGCCGCTGGTTCCCGGACATCGCCGGTTGCCAGGACCCCCTGGGCACGTGGAAGACCGCCTGGGCGGAGTACCGGGACGAGAGCTTCATCCTGCAGTTCCTGAGTCCGCGCATGATGCGCGAGTGGCGCCTGTTCTCCGTGCTGGATGATGCCGATGACGATGAAATGGAAGTGGAGGCCATCCACGACGAGGCCGGTTTCCGCGACGTGCGCCGCGCGCTGGCCGCGCAGTATGACCTGGCCCGCCATGAAGCCGACATCCAGGTGGTGGACGTGGACCTGACCGGCGACCGCCGCCTGATCCTGGAGCATCGCATCCTGGACGGCCGCCTGCTGGAGGAGCGCAGCACCCTGATGGTACTGCGCCACCTGGCCAACCTCTGGGGCTACCCGGTCAGCCTGGTGGAAGTGGACCCCGGCAGCGAGGACGTGCTCAACGCCTACGAGGACGTGGAGCCGGATCTGCGCCTGGCCTGA
- a CDS encoding YeaH/YhbH family protein produces MVNIVDRRLNPKDKSLANRQRFIRRAKRQILDAVRDVSARRKVTEVGQGEEEIRIPSDGLQEPSFRKDRSTGTRRHVVPGNKEYHAGDRIPRPDGGGGGPGPEGSPDGEGEDEFQFTVSRDEFLDLFFENLELPELARTQLSKVEQQGIQRAGFSVSGSPSSLNLTRTMRNSLSRRLALRRPKRDEILALDREIDRLERSGKDMEQLRELIRQREALTRRSRLIPYIDPIDLRYNRFVPTPRPISRAVMFCLMDVSGSMTEDMKDLAKRFFMLLYLFLERRYRHVDIVFIRHTHIAQEVDEETFFYSRETGGTLVSPALREMERVVRERYSPAEWNIYAAQASDGDNTPADNPTVVQMLEDVILPVCRYFAYIEVAEERGWEAASDLWEVYERLVAAGHPMAMRRVKKRADIFPVFQDLFTPAELRA; encoded by the coding sequence GTGGTGAACATCGTTGATCGGCGTCTCAACCCCAAGGACAAGAGCCTGGCCAATCGCCAGCGCTTCATCCGAAGGGCCAAGCGGCAGATCCTGGATGCGGTGCGCGACGTATCCGCGCGGCGCAAGGTCACCGAGGTGGGCCAGGGCGAGGAGGAGATCCGCATCCCCTCGGACGGACTGCAGGAACCCTCGTTTCGCAAGGACCGGAGCACCGGCACGCGCCGGCACGTGGTGCCCGGCAACAAGGAGTATCATGCCGGCGACCGCATTCCGCGCCCCGACGGCGGTGGCGGCGGGCCCGGCCCGGAGGGGAGCCCGGACGGTGAAGGGGAAGACGAGTTCCAGTTCACCGTGAGCCGGGACGAATTCCTGGACCTGTTCTTCGAGAACCTGGAACTGCCGGAGCTTGCCCGCACCCAACTCTCCAAGGTGGAGCAGCAGGGCATCCAGCGGGCGGGTTTTTCGGTGTCCGGTTCGCCGTCGAGCCTCAACCTCACCCGTACCATGCGCAACTCGCTGTCCCGGCGACTGGCGCTGCGCCGGCCCAAACGCGACGAGATCCTGGCCCTTGACCGTGAGATCGACCGACTGGAGCGCTCCGGCAAGGACATGGAGCAGCTGCGCGAACTTATCCGCCAGCGCGAGGCGCTCACCCGGCGCTCGCGCCTGATCCCGTACATCGACCCCATCGACCTGCGCTACAACCGCTTCGTCCCCACCCCGCGGCCCATCTCCCGCGCGGTGATGTTCTGCCTGATGGACGTCTCCGGCTCCATGACCGAGGACATGAAGGATCTGGCCAAGCGCTTCTTCATGCTGCTGTACCTGTTCCTGGAGCGGCGTTACCGGCATGTGGACATTGTCTTTATCCGCCATACCCATATCGCACAGGAGGTGGACGAGGAGACCTTCTTCTACTCCCGGGAAACCGGCGGCACCCTGGTGTCTCCGGCATTGCGGGAAATGGAGCGCGTGGTCCGTGAACGCTACTCGCCGGCGGAATGGAACATCTACGCCGCCCAGGCCTCCGACGGCGACAACACGCCTGCCGACAACCCCACGGTGGTACAGATGCTGGAGGACGTGATCCTCCCCGTATGCCGCTACTTCGCCTACATCGAGGTGGCCGAGGAGCGGGGCTGGGAGGCGGCCTCCGACCTGTGGGAGGTCTACGAGCGGCTGGTGGCGGCGGGTCATCCCATGGCCATGCGCCGGGTCAAGAAGCGCGCAGACATCTTCCCGGTGTTCCAGGACCTGTTCACGCCCGCGGAGTTGAGGGCCTGA
- a CDS encoding PrkA family serine protein kinase: MDSAETLIAQYAREYQKRQESEMPLAAYLEACSDDPLMYATAGERLVAAIGEPNVLDTAKDERLGRIFLNRTIKVYPAFEDFYGMEETVERIVGFFRYAAQGLEECKQILYLLGPVGGGKSSLAERLKSLMEKHPIYVLKAGDEISPVFESPLGLFDPETHGADLEARFGIPKRRLTGLISPWAVKRLDEFGGDIARFSVVRIYPSKLRQIAIAKTEPGDENNQDISSLVGKVDIRKLELYSQNDTDAYSYSGGLNRANQGLLEFVEMFKAPIKMLHPLLTATQEANYVGTENIGAIPFQGVIMAHSNEAEWQAFRNNKNNEAFLDRISVIKVPYCLRATEERLIYDKLIRTSELSEAPCAPATLDLLARFSVLTRLKEHENSSLYSKMRTYDGESLKDTDPKAKSMQEYRDVAGVDEGMTGVSTRFAFKVLSETFNYDNREVAADPVHLLYMLEQSIRREQFPEETERRYLEFIKSELAPRYADFIGNEIQKAYLESYHDFGQNLFERYVAYADAWIEDHDFKDPDTGQMLDRPGLNQELSKIEKAAGIANPKDFRNEVVKFALRSQAAQGGKMPSWTSYEKIREVIEKRMFSQVEDLLPVISFGTKADSDLERKHSDFVQRMVERGYTERQVRRLVEWYMRVKQAG; the protein is encoded by the coding sequence ATGGATTCCGCAGAAACCCTGATTGCCCAGTATGCTCGGGAGTATCAGAAGCGCCAGGAATCGGAGATGCCGCTGGCCGCCTATCTGGAGGCCTGCAGCGACGACCCCCTGATGTACGCGACCGCCGGGGAACGGCTGGTTGCCGCCATCGGCGAACCCAATGTCCTCGATACCGCCAAGGACGAGCGCCTGGGACGCATCTTTCTCAACCGGACCATCAAGGTCTATCCGGCCTTTGAGGACTTCTACGGCATGGAGGAGACCGTCGAGCGTATCGTCGGCTTCTTCCGCTATGCCGCACAGGGCCTGGAGGAGTGCAAGCAGATCCTCTACCTGCTGGGCCCCGTGGGCGGCGGCAAGTCCTCCCTGGCGGAACGGCTCAAGAGCCTCATGGAGAAACATCCCATCTACGTGCTCAAGGCCGGCGACGAGATCTCTCCGGTGTTCGAGAGCCCCTTGGGTCTGTTCGACCCGGAGACCCACGGCGCCGACCTGGAAGCCCGGTTCGGCATCCCGAAACGCCGCCTCACCGGTCTCATATCGCCCTGGGCGGTCAAGCGGCTGGACGAGTTCGGCGGCGACATCGCGCGCTTCTCCGTGGTGCGCATCTATCCGTCCAAACTGCGCCAGATCGCCATCGCCAAGACGGAACCGGGCGACGAGAACAATCAGGACATCTCGTCGCTGGTGGGCAAGGTGGACATCCGCAAGCTGGAGCTCTACAGCCAGAACGACACGGACGCCTACAGCTACTCGGGCGGGCTCAACCGCGCAAACCAGGGGCTGCTGGAGTTCGTGGAGATGTTCAAGGCGCCCATCAAGATGCTGCACCCCCTGCTGACCGCCACCCAGGAGGCCAACTACGTGGGCACCGAGAACATCGGCGCCATCCCCTTCCAGGGCGTGATCATGGCCCATTCCAACGAGGCCGAGTGGCAGGCGTTCCGCAACAACAAGAACAACGAGGCCTTCCTGGACCGCATCTCCGTGATCAAGGTGCCCTATTGCCTGCGAGCCACGGAAGAAAGGCTCATCTACGACAAGCTGATCCGCACGAGTGAGCTGAGCGAGGCGCCCTGCGCCCCGGCCACCCTGGACCTGCTGGCGCGGTTCTCCGTGCTCACGCGTCTGAAGGAGCACGAGAACTCCAGCCTGTACTCCAAGATGCGCACCTACGACGGCGAAAGCCTCAAGGACACCGACCCCAAGGCCAAGTCCATGCAGGAATACCGGGACGTGGCGGGCGTGGACGAGGGCATGACCGGCGTCTCCACCCGTTTCGCCTTCAAGGTCCTCTCCGAGACCTTCAACTACGACAACCGCGAGGTGGCCGCCGACCCGGTGCATCTGCTCTACATGCTGGAGCAGTCCATTCGCCGGGAACAGTTCCCGGAGGAGACGGAGCGGCGCTACCTGGAGTTCATCAAGTCGGAGCTGGCACCGCGCTACGCGGACTTCATCGGCAACGAGATCCAGAAGGCGTACCTGGAGTCCTACCACGACTTCGGCCAGAACCTGTTCGAACGCTACGTGGCGTACGCCGACGCGTGGATCGAGGACCACGACTTCAAGGACCCGGATACCGGACAGATGCTCGACCGCCCCGGCCTCAATCAGGAGCTGTCCAAGATCGAGAAGGCCGCCGGCATCGCCAACCCCAAGGACTTCCGCAACGAGGTGGTGAAGTTCGCATTGCGCTCCCAGGCGGCCCAGGGCGGCAAGATGCCCTCCTGGACCTCCTACGAGAAGATCCGCGAGGTGATCGAGAAACGCATGTTCAGCCAGGTGGAGGACCTGCTCCCGGTGATCAGCTTCGGCACCAAGGCGGATTCCGACCTGGAGCGCAAGCACAGCGACTTCGTTCAGCGCATGGTGGAACGGGGCTACACCGAGCGTCAGGTGCGCCGCCTGGTGGAATGGTACATGCGCGTCAAGCAGGCGGGCTGA
- a CDS encoding sucrose synthase, with translation MTQQLQDRLQAQREAAYLLLRRYLSLGRPFLLRSELRDVFDALCLEQDDAGLADSPLARIVDDCQEAVLAAPWVCLALRPRIGRWSFVRIHADDLGVEELTVSRFLEIKEHLVCPAPRHTRPLEFDIEPFNREFPQMRETRSIGRGMEFLNRKLSSQLFDRANGGLDKLFLFLREHRCDGRLLMINDHIGNVDALRTAIRDAEKYLSRQRRETAWPEIAHELQHLGFEPGWGRDAGRVLDTLRLLSELLEAPSPESLERFLARIPMIFSLLILSPHGFFGQAGVLGLPDTGGQVVYILDQVRALEREMRDRLSEQGLEIEPRIRVVTRLIPEARGTTCDEPEEAISGTEGARILRVPFRSDDGEIIPQWISRFEIWPYLERFADEVERTILADLGGRPDLIIGNYSDGNLVASLLSARMHVTQCNIAHALEKTKYLYSDLYWKDNDAQYHFATQFTADLIAMNSADFIITSTYQEIAGTNDEIGQYESYMHFAMPDLYRVVHGINVFDPKFNIVSPGADERVYFPYTDTEHRISGLHGEIEDMIFGGPRDDARGVLSDPGRPVIFTMARLDRIKNITGLVSWYAEHPELRNQANLVVVAGAVDPHHSDDREEQTQIECMHALFDEHGLDGCVRWLGVRLDKTVSGEIYRCIADHRGVFVQPALFEAFGLTVIEAMASGLPTFATRYGGPLEIIEHGESGFHIDPNHGEDAAIQLAEFLERCAADPAHWDAVSRAAISRVEERYTWRLYAQRMMTLSRIYGFWKYVTNLERAETQRYLEMFHTLQFRPMALLK, from the coding sequence ATGACCCAGCAGCTTCAGGACCGCCTGCAGGCACAACGCGAGGCCGCCTACCTCTTGCTGCGGCGTTACCTTTCCCTGGGCCGCCCCTTCCTGCTGCGCTCGGAGCTACGCGACGTGTTCGACGCCCTCTGCCTGGAGCAGGACGACGCCGGACTCGCAGACAGCCCGCTGGCGCGCATCGTGGATGACTGCCAGGAGGCGGTCCTGGCTGCCCCCTGGGTGTGTCTCGCCCTGCGCCCGCGCATCGGACGCTGGTCGTTCGTGCGCATTCACGCGGATGATCTGGGGGTGGAGGAACTCACCGTGAGCCGGTTCCTGGAGATCAAGGAGCACCTGGTCTGCCCCGCGCCGCGTCACACGCGGCCGCTGGAGTTCGACATCGAACCCTTCAACCGGGAGTTCCCGCAGATGCGCGAGACCCGGTCCATCGGACGCGGCATGGAGTTTCTCAACCGCAAGCTCTCCAGCCAGTTGTTCGATCGGGCCAACGGCGGGCTCGACAAGCTGTTCCTGTTCCTGCGCGAGCACCGCTGCGACGGCCGGCTGCTGATGATCAACGACCACATCGGCAACGTGGACGCCCTGCGCACCGCCATCCGCGATGCGGAGAAATACCTGTCCCGGCAGCGCCGTGAGACCGCCTGGCCCGAGATCGCCCACGAACTGCAGCATCTGGGCTTCGAACCCGGCTGGGGACGGGACGCGGGCAGGGTCCTGGACACGCTGCGCCTGCTTTCGGAGCTGCTCGAGGCCCCGTCTCCGGAGAGCCTGGAGCGCTTCCTGGCGCGCATCCCCATGATCTTCAGCCTCCTGATTCTCTCCCCCCATGGCTTCTTCGGCCAGGCCGGCGTGCTCGGCCTGCCGGACACGGGCGGACAGGTGGTCTACATCCTGGACCAGGTCAGGGCGCTGGAGCGCGAGATGCGCGACCGGCTCTCGGAGCAGGGCCTGGAGATCGAGCCCCGCATCCGCGTGGTGACCCGCCTCATCCCGGAGGCCCGGGGCACCACCTGCGATGAGCCCGAGGAGGCCATCTCCGGCACCGAGGGCGCGCGCATTCTGCGGGTGCCGTTCCGAAGTGACGACGGGGAGATCATCCCCCAGTGGATCTCCCGCTTCGAGATCTGGCCCTACCTGGAGCGCTTCGCCGACGAGGTGGAACGCACCATTCTGGCGGACCTGGGCGGGCGGCCCGACCTGATTATCGGCAACTACTCCGACGGCAACCTGGTGGCCTCTCTGCTCTCGGCGCGCATGCACGTCACCCAATGCAACATCGCCCATGCCCTGGAGAAGACCAAGTACCTCTATTCGGATCTCTACTGGAAGGACAACGACGCCCAGTACCACTTCGCCACGCAGTTCACCGCCGACCTGATCGCCATGAACTCGGCGGACTTCATCATCACCAGCACCTACCAGGAGATCGCCGGCACCAACGACGAGATCGGCCAGTACGAGAGCTACATGCACTTTGCCATGCCGGATCTGTATCGGGTGGTGCACGGCATCAACGTATTCGACCCCAAGTTCAACATCGTCTCGCCGGGCGCCGACGAGCGCGTGTACTTTCCGTATACGGACACGGAACACCGCATCAGCGGACTGCACGGCGAGATCGAGGACATGATCTTCGGCGGGCCCCGGGACGATGCCCGGGGAGTGCTGTCGGATCCCGGCCGCCCCGTGATCTTCACCATGGCGCGCCTGGACCGGATCAAGAACATCACGGGCCTGGTGTCCTGGTATGCCGAACACCCGGAGCTGCGCAATCAGGCCAACCTGGTGGTGGTGGCGGGTGCCGTGGACCCGCATCATTCCGACGACCGGGAGGAGCAGACCCAGATCGAATGCATGCACGCGCTGTTCGACGAGCATGGCCTGGACGGATGCGTACGCTGGCTGGGAGTTCGCCTGGACAAGACGGTATCCGGCGAGATCTACCGCTGCATCGCCGATCACCGGGGGGTCTTCGTGCAGCCGGCCCTGTTCGAGGCCTTCGGCCTGACGGTGATCGAGGCCATGGCCTCGGGCCTGCCCACCTTCGCCACCCGCTACGGCGGCCCGCTGGAGATCATCGAACACGGGGAGAGCGGCTTTCATATCGACCCGAATCACGGCGAGGACGCGGCGATACAGCTCGCGGAGTTCCTGGAGCGCTGCGCCGCGGACCCGGCGCACTGGGATGCCGTCTCCCGGGCCGCCATCAGCCGGGTGGAGGAACGCTATACCTGGCGCCTGTATGCACAGCGCATGATGACCCTGTCGCGCATCTACGGCTTCTGGAAGTATGTGACCAATCTGGAGCGTGCGGAAACCCAGCGTTACCTGGAGATGTTCCACACGCTGCAGTTCAGGCCGATGGCGCTTTTGAAGTGA
- a CDS encoding MarR family winged helix-turn-helix transcriptional regulator, giving the protein MSMTHSSVAGSPGPDDARTPPAGVQSVIRQLRVVYRALQTHSRSIEKACGVSAAQLWALWELRRAPGLRVGDLSQRLLIHPSTASNMLDKLEDKRLVERRRTGMDQRVVSLFLTDRGETLLRAAPAPAQGDLNRALQALPEQQLAALESGLAALLERMEARDERAALRPIAGDE; this is encoded by the coding sequence ATGTCCATGACGCATTCCTCCGTGGCCGGATCGCCGGGTCCCGACGATGCCCGCACCCCGCCCGCCGGCGTGCAGTCGGTGATCCGCCAGTTGCGCGTGGTCTACCGTGCCCTGCAGACCCATTCCCGCAGCATCGAGAAGGCCTGCGGGGTCAGCGCCGCGCAACTGTGGGCGCTCTGGGAACTGCGCCGCGCGCCGGGCCTGAGGGTGGGGGACCTGTCGCAACGCCTGTTGATCCATCCCTCCACGGCTTCCAACATGCTCGATAAGCTGGAGGACAAGCGGCTGGTGGAGCGCCGCAGGACGGGCATGGACCAGAGGGTCGTAAGCCTGTTTCTCACCGACCGGGGTGAAACCCTGCTCCGGGCGGCGCCCGCGCCGGCGCAGGGGGATCTCAATCGTGCGCTTCAGGCGCTGCCGGAACAGCAGCTGGCCGCCCTGGAGTCCGGCCTGGCAGCGCTGCTGGAGCGCATGGAGGCGCGTGATGAGCGCGCGGCCCTTCGCCCCATCGCGGGGGATGAGTAA